A single Tenacibaculum sp. 190524A02b DNA region contains:
- a CDS encoding AraC family transcriptional regulator, giving the protein MALKNIPCLFLFLFLICPKLFSQNEKELNILKKTLKYKNNNPDSLIILSRELQKSNDQCMVIDGLSNEAYGFYRKKDYEKSREASLRLIDYANKLLEGNIIEDCYINSKVSGYNRLFWIEKNKENYKKAYEYIVQMTNTNEKYKATNPNYPRHKITIALSKALVKRKLQFLEESKSILLKAYKECTSPLFEKLEKDYFFKQQKAHILNSLGNSYFSLYKKNNLSSDLDSASYYYDKAYLVTKTFTPKHKDSKILYHIKKTEVAIAGKNYNEALNLINNYKNICNDFNYYHYEFFQKAICFYNLKQQDSTIHYANKLLRGHKRKNCKRSNLITIYDILSNQYNTMNKLDSAFKYSKLTMKQYGLAEKNKEKTYQLLYENDYKKAQKLNHEIITQESKKQNSIIAFFIGVISILSLFMYYKIKKEKSKKISLIKEFNAKESKTQQVSTPTKKEYNIGIELENQIINEIERINNTLAFLDANFSINTISDNINTNSTYVSFVFNKKYNEPFKQYYTKLRINYIIEKLKSDTTYRKYAIQALAEEVGYTNASAFTRAFKKQVGLTPSAFLKSLDS; this is encoded by the coding sequence ATGGCTTTAAAAAATATTCCCTGTCTTTTTCTTTTTCTCTTTTTAATTTGCCCTAAATTATTTTCTCAAAATGAAAAAGAACTAAACATCCTAAAAAAAACCCTCAAATACAAAAACAATAACCCAGATAGTTTAATAATTCTATCTAGAGAACTTCAAAAATCTAATGATCAATGTATGGTTATTGACGGGCTTTCTAATGAAGCTTATGGCTTTTATAGGAAAAAGGACTATGAAAAATCAAGAGAAGCATCTCTAAGGCTTATAGACTATGCTAATAAATTATTAGAAGGAAACATAATTGAAGATTGTTACATCAATTCTAAGGTTTCAGGATACAATAGGTTGTTCTGGATTGAAAAAAACAAAGAAAATTACAAAAAGGCTTACGAGTATATTGTTCAAATGACTAATACAAATGAAAAATATAAAGCTACCAACCCAAACTATCCTAGACATAAAATAACCATCGCTTTATCTAAAGCACTAGTAAAAAGAAAACTTCAATTTTTAGAAGAATCAAAAAGCATCTTACTCAAAGCTTATAAGGAATGTACTAGTCCATTATTTGAAAAATTAGAGAAAGACTATTTTTTTAAACAACAAAAAGCACATATTCTAAACTCTTTAGGTAACTCTTATTTTTCATTATATAAAAAAAACAATCTTTCTTCTGATTTAGATTCTGCTTCTTATTATTATGATAAAGCCTATTTAGTTACTAAAACATTTACACCTAAACATAAAGATTCAAAAATTCTTTATCATATAAAAAAAACTGAGGTAGCTATAGCTGGAAAGAACTATAATGAAGCTTTAAATTTAATTAATAACTACAAAAATATATGTAATGATTTTAACTACTATCATTACGAATTTTTTCAGAAAGCTATTTGTTTTTATAACCTAAAACAACAGGATTCAACAATACATTACGCCAATAAACTATTAAGAGGACATAAAAGAAAAAATTGTAAACGAAGTAACCTCATAACAATTTATGATATCTTATCTAACCAATATAATACTATGAATAAGTTAGATAGTGCTTTTAAATACTCTAAACTTACCATGAAACAATATGGGTTAGCAGAAAAAAATAAAGAAAAAACTTATCAGCTACTATATGAAAATGATTACAAAAAAGCACAAAAGCTAAATCATGAAATAATTACTCAAGAATCTAAAAAGCAGAATAGTATTATTGCCTTTTTTATTGGTGTAATTAGTATTTTATCTCTTTTCATGTATTATAAGATAAAAAAAGAGAAGAGCAAGAAAATCTCTTTAATAAAAGAATTTAATGCTAAAGAAAGTAAAACTCAACAAGTTTCAACTCCTACAAAAAAAGAGTACAACATTGGTATTGAATTAGAAAACCAAATAATAAATGAAATAGAAAGAATAAATAATACTTTAGCGTTTTTAGATGCTAACTTTTCTATTAATACTATAAGCGATAATATTAATACTAACTCTACTTATGTTTCTTTTGTTTTTAACAAAAAATATAATGAACCTTTTAAACAATACTACACTAAACTAAGGATTAATTACATAATAGAAAAGCTTAAATCTGATACTACCTATAGAAAATATGCCATACAAGCGCTTGCAGAAGAAGTAGGTTACACTAATGCCTCCGCTTTTACTAGAGCTTTTAAAAAACAGGTAGGATTAACTCCTTCTGCCTTTTTAAAATCTTTAGATTCTTAA
- a CDS encoding transporter has translation MIKRLFVFLFFCIPLFLQAQYTTVINSNRPGLSESPYSVGSGVYQFESSLFYRKVPITETFSNPQSIGLNLLFRTSFLSEKLEVNLNTSLSKDKIAFKNIFTSSYDKTGLSQFTLAAKYLVYAPKYDDKSKEIRSWKARHSFDWKRWIPHVGVYAGLNFGSFLTDFHNRGDISPKVGILLQNEFSDKLNVITNLYYNNIGSDFSEYSYIVTGTYNFDDYWSGFAELQGIFEKYETKSSIGAGAAYLFSENLQFNASIRANLERKEMGLTSTIGVSYRLNRHEDDFAEIDEFGNKIEEDKPIKYDENRSFFGRLFSKIGRLFKKNKDKDKKVDLDISPDKKDTEVREKPRRKREESLIDLLSKEDAKLKKKTSKEEKKAAKKAQKQAEKEKRRQEKEKEKALKQQEKERLKLAKEKEKEEERKEKERLKLEKEIKKLEEEIKEEEDEEKDDQ, from the coding sequence ATGATTAAGAGGCTTTTTGTTTTTTTATTTTTTTGTATTCCCCTATTTCTACAAGCACAATACACTACTGTTATTAATTCAAACAGACCTGGTTTATCTGAAAGCCCATATAGTGTAGGCTCAGGAGTTTATCAATTTGAGTCAAGCCTTTTTTACAGAAAAGTTCCCATTACAGAAACTTTTAGTAATCCACAGTCTATTGGTTTAAACCTCTTATTTAGAACAAGCTTTTTAAGTGAAAAATTAGAAGTTAACTTAAATACCTCTTTAAGTAAAGATAAAATAGCTTTTAAAAATATTTTCACCTCTTCATATGACAAAACAGGGTTAAGCCAATTCACGTTGGCTGCTAAATATTTAGTTTATGCTCCTAAATACGACGACAAATCAAAAGAAATTAGAAGTTGGAAAGCTAGACATTCTTTTGATTGGAAACGTTGGATTCCGCATGTTGGTGTTTATGCTGGTTTAAACTTTGGTAGTTTTTTAACAGATTTCCATAATAGAGGTGATATATCTCCTAAGGTTGGAATTTTACTGCAAAATGAATTTTCTGACAAATTAAATGTTATTACAAATTTATACTATAACAATATTGGCAGTGATTTTTCTGAATATTCATACATAGTCACAGGAACATATAACTTTGATGACTATTGGTCTGGATTTGCAGAGCTACAAGGTATATTTGAAAAATATGAAACAAAAAGTAGTATTGGAGCTGGTGCCGCCTATCTTTTTAGTGAAAACTTACAATTTAATGCTTCAATTAGAGCTAACCTTGAAAGAAAAGAAATGGGGTTAACTTCTACAATTGGTGTGTCATATAGGCTAAATAGACATGAAGACGATTTTGCTGAAATTGATGAATTTGGGAATAAAATAGAAGAAGACAAACCTATTAAATATGACGAAAACCGAAGCTTCTTTGGGCGTTTGTTTAGTAAAATTGGACGTTTATTCAAAAAGAATAAAGATAAAGACAAAAAAGTTGATTTAGATATCTCTCCTGATAAAAAAGATACTGAAGTAAGAGAAAAGCCAAGAAGAAAAAGAGAAGAATCTTTAATCGATTTACTTTCAAAAGAAGATGCTAAATTGAAGAAAAAAACATCTAAAGAAGAGAAAAAAGCTGCTAAAAAAGCGCAAAAGCAAGCAGAAAAAGAAAAAAGACGACAAGAAAAAGAAAAAGAAAAAGCTTTAAAACAACAGGAAAAAGAGCGCTTAAAACTAGCTAAGGAGAAGGAAAAGGAAGAAGAAAGAAAAGAAAAAGAACGCTTAAAACTTGAAAAAGAGATAAAAAAATTAGAAGAAGAAATTAAAGAAGAGGAAGATGAAGAAAAAGATGATCAGTAA
- a CDS encoding YfhO family protein: MNFKKYLPHAVAILIFAIASLLYFNPVLSGKQIKQSDITQFIGMSKQVSDYRATHNEEPYWLGNAFSGMPAFQVSAYYPNDFVRYLDKLIRFLPRPADYLFLYFLSFFILLTVLKVNWKLAVLGSLSFGFSTYLIIIFGAGHNAKAHAIGYMPLVLAGIVLLFKNRYLLGFVLTSIAMALEIYANHPQMTYYLGFCILFFLITVGVESFKNKTLKTFFKQLSFMLIAMIIGLSVNAPRLLSMKEYGAYSTRGKSQLTINPDGTKKEKTTGLDKAYITEYSYGIAETFNLIIPRFMGGGTMEQLGEDSNFYEVLEQNAGKQVAKEYSSQALTYWGKQPIVEAPAYIGVVVFFLFFLGVFLVKGRLKYWLVSATIFSILLSWGKNFSILTNFFIDYIPLYNKFRAVSSIQVIAELCVPLLGVLALRDFFSKDIEMKEKEDSLKKAFYVMGGISLLFVLIGGSLFAFEGIRDGNYQQLPELIDALIADRKSMLFGDSIRSLILITLAGGLLWFLLRKKIPSYAVVIALSGLIVFDLVSIDINYVNKEDFTFKRKVLKPFKASKADLEIKKDKGYYRVANFATNPMQDGRTSYFHNSIGGYHAAKMKRYQELFDYQIAKNNMEVLNMLNTKYFILGEDKFQENPEANGNAWFVNKLNFVSSGDEEIKALDSLKTKKEAVVNKNQFKGKKLLKNNFLIDSLATIDLVKNNITNLVYKTSSKEEGFIVFSEVYYKDGWKAYVDGKLVPHNRVNYVLRGMMIPSGEHQIEFKFEPEVIKKGNTIALISYALLFLLPIGYFFREKKKS; the protein is encoded by the coding sequence ATGAATTTTAAAAAATATTTGCCTCATGCTGTAGCAATACTAATTTTTGCTATAGCTTCTTTGTTGTACTTTAACCCAGTTTTAAGTGGTAAACAAATAAAACAAAGTGACATTACACAGTTTATTGGGATGTCAAAACAAGTATCTGATTATAGAGCAACACACAATGAAGAGCCTTATTGGTTAGGAAATGCATTTAGTGGTATGCCTGCCTTTCAGGTTAGTGCATATTATCCTAATGATTTTGTTAGGTATTTAGACAAATTAATCCGTTTCTTACCCAGGCCAGCAGATTACTTGTTTCTATACTTTTTAAGTTTTTTTATACTCCTAACGGTGCTTAAAGTTAATTGGAAGCTGGCTGTTTTGGGGAGTTTGTCCTTTGGTTTTTCAACGTATTTAATCATAATTTTTGGTGCAGGTCATAATGCAAAAGCGCATGCTATTGGATATATGCCATTAGTCTTAGCTGGTATTGTACTGTTATTTAAAAATAGATATTTATTAGGTTTTGTATTAACTTCTATTGCTATGGCATTAGAAATTTATGCGAACCATCCTCAAATGACTTATTATTTAGGTTTTTGTATTTTATTTTTTCTAATAACTGTTGGTGTTGAATCATTTAAAAATAAGACACTAAAAACATTTTTTAAGCAACTTTCATTTATGCTTATTGCAATGATTATTGGTTTAAGTGTAAATGCACCTCGTTTGTTATCTATGAAAGAGTATGGAGCTTATAGTACAAGAGGTAAATCTCAATTAACTATTAATCCGGATGGGACTAAAAAAGAAAAGACCACGGGGTTGGATAAAGCGTATATAACTGAATATAGTTATGGTATTGCAGAGACTTTTAATTTAATTATTCCACGATTTATGGGTGGTGGAACTATGGAGCAATTAGGTGAAGATTCAAATTTTTATGAAGTTTTAGAGCAAAATGCAGGGAAGCAAGTGGCTAAAGAGTATTCGAGCCAAGCATTAACTTATTGGGGGAAACAGCCTATTGTTGAGGCACCGGCTTATATAGGAGTCGTTGTGTTTTTTCTGTTTTTTTTAGGAGTATTTTTAGTGAAAGGCCGTTTGAAATATTGGTTAGTTTCTGCTACAATATTTTCAATACTGTTAAGTTGGGGAAAGAACTTTTCTATTCTAACTAATTTTTTCATTGACTACATTCCTCTATATAATAAATTTAGAGCAGTTTCTTCAATTCAAGTAATAGCTGAGTTATGTGTGCCACTTTTAGGAGTATTGGCTTTAAGAGACTTTTTCTCCAAAGATATAGAAATGAAAGAAAAAGAAGATTCGTTAAAAAAAGCGTTTTATGTTATGGGAGGAATTTCTTTATTATTTGTACTTATAGGAGGAAGTTTGTTTGCTTTTGAAGGAATTAGAGATGGAAATTACCAACAGTTACCAGAATTAATTGACGCTTTAATAGCAGATAGGAAATCAATGTTGTTTGGTGATAGTATAAGGTCTTTGATTTTAATAACCTTGGCTGGTGGTTTATTATGGTTTTTATTGAGAAAAAAGATTCCTTCATATGCCGTTGTAATTGCATTAAGTGGTTTAATTGTTTTTGATTTGGTATCAATAGATATTAATTATGTTAATAAAGAAGATTTTACGTTTAAAAGAAAAGTTTTAAAGCCATTCAAAGCTTCAAAAGCGGATCTAGAAATAAAAAAAGATAAAGGCTATTATAGAGTTGCAAATTTTGCCACAAATCCAATGCAAGACGGTAGAACATCTTATTTTCATAATTCTATAGGCGGATATCATGCAGCCAAAATGAAGCGATATCAAGAGTTGTTTGATTACCAAATAGCTAAAAATAATATGGAAGTGTTAAACATGTTAAACACTAAGTATTTTATTTTAGGAGAAGATAAATTTCAAGAAAACCCTGAAGCAAACGGAAATGCATGGTTTGTTAATAAGTTAAATTTTGTAAGTTCTGGAGATGAAGAAATAAAAGCATTGGATAGTTTAAAGACAAAAAAAGAAGCAGTTGTTAATAAGAATCAGTTTAAAGGAAAAAAATTATTGAAAAATAATTTTTTAATAGATTCATTGGCTACTATAGATTTAGTGAAAAATAACATAACCAATTTAGTTTATAAAACAAGTTCTAAAGAGGAAGGGTTTATTGTTTTTTCTGAAGTTTATTACAAAGATGGTTGGAAAGCTTATGTTGATGGTAAGCTAGTACCACATAATAGGGTAAATTACGTATTAAGAGGTATGATGATTCCAAGTGGAGAACACCAAATAGAGTTTAAATTTGAACCAGAAGTAATTAAAAAAGGAAATACCATTGCTTTAATTTCGTATGCTTTATTATTTCTTTTACCAATAGGATACTTTTTCCGAGAAAAGAAAAAAAGTTAA
- a CDS encoding DUF4834 domain-containing protein, with amino-acid sequence MNIYQAGPMGLLRTILIIVLVYYAVKFCVRFFGPYLINKAVQKVHKKAKEQQYSQKENTVEEGKTVIDKKPSNSKQSNDSVGEYVDFEEID; translated from the coding sequence ATGAATATATATCAAGCAGGTCCCATGGGGTTATTACGTACAATATTAATAATAGTATTAGTTTATTATGCAGTGAAGTTTTGTGTGCGATTTTTTGGTCCTTACCTGATAAACAAAGCGGTTCAAAAAGTGCACAAAAAAGCTAAAGAACAGCAATATAGCCAAAAAGAAAACACTGTTGAAGAAGGAAAAACGGTAATAGATAAAAAACCAAGTAATAGTAAGCAGAGCAATGATTCGGTAGGAGAGTACGTTGACTTTGAAGAAATAGACTAA
- the wecB gene encoding non-hydrolyzing UDP-N-acetylglucosamine 2-epimerase, whose product MKKIVTILGARPQFVKGAVLSRIILEKNEIEEVIIHTGQHYDVNMSDVFFDEMQIPKPKYNLNINGLSHGAMTGQMLEKIEEVLLKEKPAGVVVFGDTNSTLAGALAAKKLHIKLIHIEAGLRSFNMKMPEEVNRILTDRIADLLSCPTDNAVCNLRKEGLDKSEAMIVNHGDIMKDAVEYYTNLAEGKSKIIEKLEVNNKQFVLATIHRQENTDSKSNLRSIFEALDEINKSSNVILPLHPRTANKLKEFNIKTNITLIDPVGYFDMLMLLKNCKIVITDSGGLQKEAYFNKKHVVIVREETEWVELVNNDYASIVGSNKEKIVNCFTEFLSKSSSFEDNLYGNNVGEKIYKSIKKLIQV is encoded by the coding sequence TTGAAAAAAATAGTAACCATATTAGGAGCAAGACCTCAGTTTGTTAAAGGAGCAGTGTTAAGTAGAATAATACTCGAAAAGAATGAAATAGAGGAGGTTATAATACATACAGGGCAGCATTATGACGTTAACATGAGTGATGTGTTTTTTGATGAAATGCAAATACCAAAACCAAAATACAATCTTAATATAAATGGCTTGAGTCATGGAGCAATGACTGGTCAGATGCTGGAAAAAATAGAAGAGGTTTTGTTAAAAGAAAAACCAGCAGGAGTAGTTGTTTTTGGAGATACAAATTCAACATTAGCAGGAGCGTTAGCAGCAAAAAAACTACATATTAAACTTATACATATTGAAGCTGGTCTTCGATCATTTAATATGAAAATGCCAGAAGAAGTTAATAGAATTCTTACAGATAGAATTGCAGATTTGTTAAGTTGTCCAACTGATAATGCAGTTTGTAATTTGAGAAAAGAAGGCCTTGATAAATCTGAAGCAATGATTGTGAATCATGGAGATATAATGAAGGATGCAGTGGAGTATTATACTAATCTGGCTGAAGGAAAGTCAAAAATTATAGAAAAATTAGAGGTAAATAATAAACAATTTGTATTAGCAACTATCCATAGACAAGAAAATACTGACAGTAAAAGTAATTTGAGAAGTATTTTTGAAGCTTTAGATGAAATAAATAAGTCTAGTAATGTAATTTTACCATTGCATCCAAGAACAGCTAATAAACTTAAAGAGTTTAATATTAAAACAAACATTACTTTAATAGATCCTGTAGGATATTTTGATATGTTAATGTTACTAAAAAATTGTAAAATTGTAATTACTGATAGCGGAGGACTTCAAAAAGAAGCTTATTTCAACAAGAAACATGTTGTTATTGTTAGAGAGGAAACCGAATGGGTGGAGTTGGTAAATAATGATTACGCTAGCATTGTAGGTAGTAACAAAGAAAAAATTGTAAATTGTTTTACAGAGTTTTTAAGTAAAAGCTCTTCTTTTGAAGATAATTTATATGGGAATAATGTAGGAGAAAAAATATACAAATCAATTAAAAAATTAATTCAAGTATAA
- a CDS encoding glycosyltransferase — MKVLIITYYWVPSGGSGVQRWLKFVKYLRDFGIEPIIFTVENPSYPIIDTSLIKDIPENLKVIKSKIWDPNSILSKIKKEKPSTSAGFLDANPSLIGKVLQYIRANYFIPDARKFWIRPAVKTLEKYIVNNHVDLIITTGPPHTTHLIGLQLKKKLGLKWIADFRDPWTEIDYFHQLPLTKSSLKKHYKLEKEVLKSADCTIVVGKTMKESYKNNAKRVEVLTNGYDKESENKSFSLDSKFSITHIGLMNADRNPIILWEVLAEIASENKSFANDLEIKLIGKVAEEVIVDLEKFKFENINRINYVPHDEVLKYQKSSQVLLLAVNKVPSAKGIITGKIFEYLQARRPILAIGPEDGDLAEILKETNAGFIVGFNNKSQLKEIVVNLYNNYLNKSLEVDSRNIAKYHRKNLTEQLSQILKEIHSL, encoded by the coding sequence TTGAAGGTATTAATTATTACATATTATTGGGTGCCTTCTGGTGGTTCTGGTGTACAACGATGGTTAAAATTTGTAAAGTATTTAAGAGATTTTGGTATAGAGCCAATTATTTTTACGGTTGAAAATCCAAGTTACCCAATTATAGATACATCTTTAATAAAAGATATTCCAGAAAATTTAAAAGTCATTAAATCTAAAATATGGGATCCTAATTCTATCCTTTCAAAAATTAAAAAAGAAAAACCGAGTACAAGTGCTGGTTTTTTAGATGCTAATCCTAGTTTAATAGGGAAGGTATTACAATATATAAGAGCTAATTATTTCATTCCAGATGCTCGTAAGTTTTGGATAAGACCAGCTGTGAAAACTTTAGAAAAATACATAGTTAATAATCATGTAGATCTTATTATTACAACTGGGCCACCACATACAACGCATTTAATAGGTTTACAGTTGAAAAAAAAGTTAGGTTTAAAGTGGATTGCAGATTTTCGTGATCCTTGGACAGAGATTGATTACTTTCATCAATTACCATTAACAAAAAGCTCATTAAAAAAGCACTATAAATTAGAAAAGGAAGTTTTGAAAAGCGCTGATTGTACAATTGTAGTTGGAAAAACAATGAAAGAGAGTTATAAAAATAATGCTAAAAGAGTAGAGGTACTAACAAATGGTTATGATAAGGAATCTGAAAATAAAAGCTTTTCATTAGACTCTAAATTTTCAATTACTCATATAGGTTTAATGAATGCAGATAGGAACCCTATAATATTATGGGAGGTTTTAGCAGAAATAGCTTCAGAGAATAAGAGTTTTGCAAATGATTTAGAAATTAAATTAATAGGCAAAGTAGCAGAAGAGGTTATAGTTGATTTAGAAAAGTTTAAATTTGAAAACATAAATAGAATTAATTATGTACCTCATGACGAGGTTTTAAAGTATCAAAAATCTTCACAAGTTTTATTGTTGGCAGTAAATAAGGTACCAAGTGCAAAAGGCATTATAACGGGAAAAATATTTGAATATTTACAAGCAAGAAGACCGATTTTAGCAATTGGTCCTGAAGATGGAGATTTAGCTGAAATACTAAAAGAGACTAATGCAGGTTTTATTGTTGGATTTAATAATAAATCTCAATTAAAAGAAATAGTGGTTAATTTGTATAATAATTATCTAAATAAAAGTTTAGAAGTAGATTCTAGGAATATTGCGAAATATCATAGGAAAAACTTAACAGAACAATTATCACAAATATTAAAAGAAATACATAGTTTATAA
- a CDS encoding glycosyltransferase family 4 protein, translating to MILDKTFPPDPRVENEAVELIKAGHKVYLFSLHYSEKNDNCNINGINVIRYRSNKLEYKLSALAYTVPFYSLLMKRKIYKFIKKYKIEALHIHDITIAEAVFNANKHFKLPTVLDLHDNLPENMKFYPHLQKFPGKYIISPKKWKLKEEEFIKKATKVITVSQEFVDELLNRVEVKKEKVVLVPNTIRKSFYKDYTIDQEILNKYKDSFVILYLGDTHIRRGLLTAIEAMTKIKKSILNVKLVIVGKNTTDPILKKKVEELKLDKFVDFEGWQDVALFPTYIEVSSICISPLYRSIQHDVAYANKLFQYMSLGKPLLVSNATAQKNLIQKINAGVVHKEKDAGDFADKIIEMYQKEDMRKAFGEEGKQFVRNHFTWDKTSENLIKLYNNL from the coding sequence ATGATTCTTGACAAAACCTTTCCGCCTGATCCAAGAGTGGAAAATGAAGCGGTTGAGTTAATAAAGGCAGGTCACAAGGTTTATTTATTTAGTTTACACTATTCTGAAAAAAATGATAATTGCAATATAAATGGAATTAATGTCATTAGATATAGATCTAATAAATTAGAGTATAAGTTATCAGCATTAGCCTATACAGTTCCTTTTTATAGTTTGTTGATGAAAAGAAAGATATATAAATTCATCAAAAAATATAAAATAGAAGCTTTACATATTCATGACATTACAATAGCTGAAGCTGTTTTTAATGCAAATAAGCATTTTAAATTACCTACCGTTTTAGATTTACATGATAATTTACCTGAAAACATGAAATTTTATCCACATTTACAAAAGTTTCCTGGTAAATATATCATATCACCTAAAAAATGGAAGTTAAAAGAAGAAGAATTTATAAAAAAAGCAACTAAGGTAATCACAGTATCGCAAGAGTTTGTTGATGAACTATTAAATAGAGTAGAAGTAAAAAAAGAAAAAGTAGTTTTAGTTCCTAATACAATAAGAAAGTCATTTTATAAAGATTATACCATTGATCAAGAAATCCTAAATAAGTATAAAGATTCATTTGTTATTTTATATTTAGGAGACACACATATACGAAGAGGTTTGTTAACTGCAATTGAAGCAATGACAAAAATAAAAAAGAGTATACTTAATGTTAAATTAGTAATTGTAGGAAAAAATACTACTGACCCTATTTTAAAAAAGAAAGTAGAAGAATTAAAACTTGACAAATTTGTAGATTTTGAAGGTTGGCAAGATGTAGCATTGTTTCCAACTTATATAGAAGTCAGTTCAATTTGTATTTCACCTTTATATAGAAGTATTCAACATGATGTTGCTTATGCAAATAAATTGTTTCAATATATGAGTTTAGGAAAGCCTTTATTGGTAAGTAACGCTACAGCGCAGAAAAACTTAATTCAAAAAATTAATGCAGGAGTTGTCCATAAAGAAAAAGATGCAGGTGATTTTGCAGATAAAATTATAGAAATGTATCAAAAAGAAGATATGAGGAAAGCATTTGGAGAAGAAGGAAAGCAATTTGTAAGAAATCATTTTACATGGGATAAAACTTCTGAAAATTTAATAAAATTATATAATAACTTATAA
- a CDS encoding lipopolysaccharide biosynthesis protein, protein MGIIFKQSFKNTLIIYLGFLIGGINTLFLYTRILKDEYYGLTTYVLSSSNLIMPLTAFGVHYTIVKFFSSYKTKEQKDKFLSSIVFLPLLIALPIGYFWSFFHDWLMESVSEKNKIVESYTIYIYIIAVCCAYFEVFYSWAKVQMQSVFGNILKELYNRLSVMVLLCVLYFNFITKQEFIQYLSYAYILRVFIMMFYAFKLYLPKFSLSLPNNYKEVLKYTSYIILAGSASAVVLDIDKFMIGGKDTFHAAAYYTVAVFIGSFIEAPSRAMTQILQPITSKSLNDNNKLEVLSLYKKSSINLLIVGGLFFILVNTNVTELFRLMPNKGYAGGQWVVLMISSAKLFNMLLGNNGAIISNSNLYKITLFTGFGMALLVWLLNTYFYYDLNYGTEGLALSTMLSVMFFGFFKLWYVNYRLKMHPFTKQTIIIIGTISIAYLSFQFWNFNSGEVKLFNFSISPIINIILKSILIIPIYVTIVYQLKISKQFNGIINKLIKR, encoded by the coding sequence TTGGGAATAATATTTAAGCAGTCTTTTAAAAATACATTAATTATTTACTTAGGTTTTTTAATTGGTGGTATTAATACACTTTTTTTATATACTAGAATTTTAAAAGACGAGTATTATGGCTTGACAACATATGTTTTATCTTCTTCAAACTTAATAATGCCTTTAACGGCTTTTGGAGTTCATTATACTATAGTGAAGTTTTTTTCAAGTTATAAGACAAAAGAGCAAAAAGATAAGTTTTTAAGTTCTATTGTTTTTTTACCGTTGCTTATAGCTTTACCTATAGGTTATTTTTGGAGTTTTTTTCATGATTGGCTCATGGAATCTGTATCTGAAAAAAATAAAATTGTAGAGAGCTACACGATCTATATATATATAATAGCTGTTTGTTGTGCCTATTTTGAAGTGTTTTATTCTTGGGCTAAAGTACAAATGCAATCTGTATTTGGGAATATACTTAAAGAGTTATACAATCGCTTGTCTGTAATGGTGTTACTATGTGTTTTGTATTTTAATTTTATTACAAAACAAGAATTTATTCAATATTTATCTTATGCGTATATTTTAAGAGTTTTTATAATGATGTTCTACGCTTTTAAATTATACTTACCAAAGTTTTCGTTATCGCTGCCTAATAATTATAAAGAAGTACTAAAGTATACTTCTTATATCATTTTAGCTGGAAGTGCAAGTGCTGTAGTTTTGGATATAGATAAATTTATGATAGGCGGTAAAGATACCTTTCATGCTGCTGCATATTACACTGTAGCGGTATTTATAGGCTCATTTATAGAAGCTCCTAGTAGGGCTATGACACAAATATTACAGCCCATAACATCAAAATCTTTAAATGATAATAATAAATTAGAAGTTTTAAGTCTTTATAAGAAAAGTTCAATAAACTTATTAATAGTAGGAGGGCTCTTTTTTATTCTTGTAAATACAAATGTTACTGAGTTATTTAGGTTAATGCCTAATAAAGGTTATGCAGGAGGACAATGGGTTGTATTAATGATTTCATCTGCTAAATTATTTAATATGCTTTTAGGGAATAACGGAGCTATAATAAGTAATTCAAATTTATACAAGATAACTTTGTTTACAGGTTTTGGAATGGCGCTATTAGTATGGTTGTTAAATACATATTTTTATTATGATTTAAATTATGGCACAGAAGGTTTAGCATTATCAACTATGCTTTCTGTAATGTTTTTTGGTTTTTTTAAATTATGGTATGTAAATTATAGGCTAAAAATGCATCCATTTACGAAGCAAACCATTATAATAATAGGAACTATTTCTATAGCTTATTTGAGTTTTCAGTTTTGGAATTTTAATAGTGGAGAAGTTAAATTATTTAATTTTTCAATTAGCCCAATTATAAATATAATTTTAAAGAGTATTTTAATTATACCTATTTATGTAACTATAGTTTATCAACTAAAAATTTCTAAACAATTTAATGGTATAATTAATAAGCTTATAAAAAGATAA